The Antennarius striatus isolate MH-2024 chromosome 20, ASM4005453v1, whole genome shotgun sequence genome includes a region encoding these proteins:
- the trim55b gene encoding tripartite motif-containing protein 55b, giving the protein MNNTGNLEKQLICPICLEMFTKPVVILPCQHNLCRKCANDIFQASNPYLPTRGGSLTSGGRFRCPSCRHEVVLDRHGVYGLQRNLLVENIIDMFKQESSSSGKPAPDRKEETPMCDVHDDEKINIYCVTHGVPTCSLCKIFGAHKDCEVAPITSIYQTKKMELSDGIAMMVGNNDRMQGIISQLEEACRSIEENGRRQKTLCCEKFDQLYAILEEKKREMSQKVTAEQEEKVNYIRGLTRKYGDHLEESCKIVELGIQTMEESEMALFLLNSKPLLKTIADASSTTHLDKIEHGYENMDHYKVEFKKEGRALRNVDFIQGDEDEDEEGEDGETITEEGEGAQTVSGGSAAPALSIQHSAPQQLNSSPSKAKSTAQPSAGGL; this is encoded by the exons ATGAATAACACAGGCAACTTGGAGAAACAGTTGATTTGTCCCATTTGTCTAGAGATGTTTACAAAGCCTGTGGTTATTTTACCCTGCCAGCACAACCTCTGCAGAAAATGTGCCAATGATATTTTCCAG GCCTCAAATCCGTACCTTCCGACTAGAGGGGGCTCGTTGACGTCCGGCGGCCGTTTTCGATGTCCGTCTTGCAGACACGAGGTGGTTTTGGACAGGCATGGTGTTTATGGCCTACAGAGAAACCTGCTGGTTGAGAACATCATTGATATGTTCAAACAGGAGTCCAGCAG cAGTGGCAAACCAGCACCAGACAGAAAGGAAGAGACCCCCATGTGCGACGTTCACGACGATGAAAAGATCAACATTTATTGCGTCACCCATGGCGTGCCCACATGCTCTTTGTGTAAGATATTTGGGGCACATAAAGACTGTGAAGTGGCTCCCATCACCAGCATCTACCAGACAAAGAAG ATGGAGCTGAGTGACGGGATTGCAATGATGGTTGGTAACAACGACAGGATGCAAGGAATCATTAGTCAGCTAGAGGAGGCCTGTCGTTCTATAGAG GAGAACGGTCGGAGGCAGAAGACTCTGTGCTGCGAGAAGTTTGATCAGCTGTACGCCattctggaggagaagaagagagaaatgagCCAGAAGGTGACGGCCGAACAGGAAGAAAAAGTTAACTACATCCGCGGTCTGACCAGGAAGTACGGAGACCATCTAGAGGAGAGCTGTAAGATCGTGGAGCTGGGAATTCAGACAATGGAGGAGTCAGAAATGGCTTTATTTCTACTG AACTCAAAACCTCTCCTCAAGAC GATTGCAGATGCATCCAGTACAACACACTTGGACAAAATTGAGCACGGCTATGAAAATATGGATCATTATAAAGTTGAGTTCAAGAAAGAGGGCAGGGCCCTGCGCAACGTCGACTTCATCCAAG gtgatgaagacgaggatgaagagggTGAAGATGGTGAAACGATCACTGAGGAAGGAGAGGGAGCCCAGACTGTGTCAGGAGGCAGTGCTGCTCCAGCCCTCTCCATTCAGCACTCTGCCCCCCAGCAGTTGAACTCCTCCCCAAGTAAAGCCAAGAGCACCGCTCAGCCGTCAGCCGGTGGCCTATAG
- the crhb gene encoding corticotropin releasing hormone b → MKLNLLGTTVILIVAFLPRYECRAIESPGDALRVPAPQIQNSEQQQSLSGPILERLGEEYFIRLGNRDSNSFPSSSMYPGGSPAIYNRALQLQLTRRLLQGKVGNIRALISGFGDRGEESMERGRRSEDPPISLDLTFHLLREMMEMSRAEQLAQQAQNNRRMMELFGK, encoded by the coding sequence ATGAAGCTCAATTTACTTGGTACCACCGTGATTCTGATAGTTGCCTTCTTACCCCGCTACGAATGTCGGGCTATTGAGAGCCCTGGCGATGCGCTACGCGTCCCAGCTCCCCAAATCCAAAACTCCGAGCAGCAACAGTCTCTGTCTGGTCCCATCCTGGAGCGGCTTGGAGAGGAGTATTTCATCCGACTGGGCAACAGGGACTCTAACTCTTTCCCATCATCGTCCATGTATCCCGGTGGATCACCTGCCATCTACAACAGAGCgctgcagctccagctgacGCGGCGTCTTTTACAAGGAAAAGTTGGGAACATCAGGGCGCTCATTAGCGGCTTCGGAGACCGCGGGGAAGAGTCGATGGAGCGTGGAAGGAGGTCCGAGGACCCGCCAATATCCCTGGATCTGACCTTCCACCTGCTGCGGGAGATGATGGAGATGTCCAGGGCGGAACAGCTGGCCCAGCAAGCGCAAAATAACAGAAGAATGATGGAGCTCTTCGGGAAATGA